In the Chroococcidiopsis sp. SAG 2025 genome, one interval contains:
- a CDS encoding NlpC/P60 family protein, giving the protein MTNFKLQIGIEYQCLSPLNIYDSPQCDRLATQAADGRHLQVTTIPDNPSAIEVCLCEDDYPGWLLGSDIQKLATAKSPYQAIALSRAEIDRRLPKVIDYACQAMQQPNYYLWGGMLGPNYDCSGLIQAAFVSVGVWLPRDAYQQEAFVETISEAEILPGDLVFFGTDKKATHVGLYLGAGSYIHSSGQKMGRNGIAINRLTAEEDEIGRSYFQQLRSYGRVVKCYEGIRNSKVKS; this is encoded by the coding sequence ATGACAAATTTCAAATTACAAATTGGCATCGAATATCAGTGCCTCAGTCCTCTAAATATATATGATTCTCCTCAGTGCGATCGCTTGGCAACTCAAGCAGCAGATGGAAGACATTTACAAGTTACGACTATACCTGACAACCCGTCAGCAATTGAGGTGTGCTTGTGTGAAGATGATTATCCAGGTTGGCTGCTCGGATCTGACATACAAAAATTAGCTACAGCCAAGTCTCCTTATCAAGCGATCGCTCTTTCTCGTGCAGAAATCGATCGTCGCTTGCCAAAAGTTATTGACTATGCATGTCAAGCTATGCAGCAACCCAATTACTATTTATGGGGTGGAATGTTAGGACCAAACTATGACTGTTCGGGCTTGATCCAAGCAGCTTTTGTTTCAGTGGGTGTTTGGTTGCCCAGAGATGCTTATCAACAGGAAGCCTTTGTCGAAACAATTTCTGAAGCGGAAATTTTACCTGGAGATTTGGTCTTTTTTGGGACGGATAAGAAAGCTACCCATGTAGGGCTATATTTAGGTGCTGGATCTTATATACATAGTTCTGGGCAAAAAATGGGGCGCAACGGTATTGCGATCAATCGCTTAACAGCAGAGGAAGACGAGATCGGTCGGTCGTATTTTCAACAGCTGCGTTCCTACGGCAGAGTCGTTAAATGTTACGAGGGAATTCGGAATTCAAAAGTCAAAAGTTAG
- a CDS encoding DUF2382 domain-containing protein, with amino-acid sequence MALHKLEDFDTNYRDSFDGDDIKNYEVYSDRDNEKVGTVKNILVDEDGRFRYLVVDTGFWIFGKQVLLPVGRSRIDQNQRHVYAVGFTKEQAENLPAFSDDLKIDDAYEERVRGVYRDRPLESSAALGSTASAAKTVNSDRSTYNYQQEPDLYDMNQPDRQSLKLYEERLIANKTRRKAGEVSVGKRVETETKRVSVPVEKERVVVERVTPNDAGKPAAPGEANFREGEAARMEIYEETPDIRKEAVLREEVKVRKETDREMVNAEETVRREELDLDAPGRPVVDKNDPNYHQ; translated from the coding sequence ATGGCTCTTCACAAACTTGAGGACTTTGATACTAATTATCGAGATTCTTTTGACGGCGACGATATCAAAAATTATGAGGTTTATTCAGACAGGGATAATGAGAAAGTAGGCACTGTCAAGAATATCTTGGTCGATGAAGATGGTCGTTTTCGTTATTTAGTTGTTGACACTGGTTTTTGGATTTTTGGTAAACAAGTATTACTACCAGTGGGACGTTCTCGGATTGACCAAAACCAGCGACACGTTTATGCAGTTGGCTTTACCAAAGAGCAAGCAGAAAATTTACCAGCGTTTAGCGACGATCTGAAAATTGATGACGCATATGAAGAACGGGTGCGGGGAGTTTATCGCGATCGCCCGCTAGAATCATCAGCAGCATTAGGTTCAACAGCTTCAGCAGCAAAAACAGTTAATTCCGATCGCAGCACTTACAACTATCAGCAAGAGCCAGATCTGTACGATATGAACCAGCCAGATCGTCAATCGCTCAAGCTGTATGAAGAAAGGCTGATTGCGAATAAAACCCGTCGTAAAGCCGGAGAAGTTTCCGTAGGCAAGCGCGTTGAAACTGAAACAAAAAGAGTTTCAGTTCCAGTAGAAAAAGAACGAGTCGTGGTCGAGCGCGTCACGCCAAATGATGCTGGTAAACCAGCTGCTCCAGGAGAAGCAAACTTCCGCGAAGGTGAAGCTGCACGTATGGAGATCTATGAAGAAACTCCCGACATTCGTAAGGAAGCTGTTTTACGCGAAGAAGTCAAAGTTAGAAAGGAAACCGATCGCGAAATGGTCAACGCCGAAGAAACGGTGCGGCGAGAAGAACTAGATTTGGATGCTCCAGGTCGTCCGGTTGTAGATAAGAACGATCCTAACTACCACCAATAG
- a CDS encoding RidA family protein — translation MTRKIIRTDAAPAPVGPYNQAIAASGQMVFVAGQIPLDPQSGEIIGTGDVTAQTKQVMANLEAILAAAGAKFQDVVKTTVFLKDMNDFAAMNAVYAQYFDEANAPARACVQVSRLPKDVLVEIECIAAIGA, via the coding sequence ATGACTCGCAAAATCATCCGTACCGATGCCGCACCCGCACCCGTGGGACCATATAATCAAGCGATCGCGGCTAGCGGACAAATGGTATTTGTCGCTGGGCAAATTCCCCTCGATCCTCAGAGTGGGGAAATTATCGGTACGGGGGATGTCACCGCCCAGACAAAGCAAGTGATGGCAAATTTAGAGGCAATTCTCGCCGCAGCAGGAGCAAAGTTTCAGGATGTGGTGAAGACAACCGTATTCTTAAAAGATATGAATGATTTTGCGGCGATGAATGCGGTTTATGCTCAATATTTTGATGAAGCAAATGCCCCAGCGCGTGCTTGCGTGCAAGTATCGCGGTTGCCAAAAGATGTGTTGGTAGAGATTGAGTGTATTGCGGCGATCGGTGCTTAA
- a CDS encoding ABC transporter substrate-binding protein, with translation MKRLSGTLGLVTATLSLGFLAAACQQTTTTSNTPQTTTADSAPATAGVATNVAANTQALKLGSLLPATGDLGPIGQQMSGAVPLVIETVNACGGVNGAPVTLVAEDDETDPRKGAAAMTKLANVDRVAGVVGSFASSVSSAAVPIAVRNKVMLISPGSTSPVFTDRAKKGEFKGFWARTAPPDTYQAEALAQLAKKRGFNKVSTVVINNDYGLGFEKAFVQTFKKLGGTVVNESRPTRYDPKATTFETEAAAAFAGKPQAVIAVMYEETGSILLKSAYEQGLMQGVQVMLTDGVKSATFPGKVGKKDDGKYIVTGAIGTVPGADGKALTALTQLWKQKKNQAVGEYVPQAWDATALLVLAAQAAKANSGEAIAGKLREVANAPGTAVTDVCKGLELLRKGQDINYQGASGNVDVDANGDVVGVYDVWTVKDDGTLGTIDKVSPK, from the coding sequence GTGAAACGCTTATCAGGTACTCTTGGCTTAGTTACTGCTACTCTCTCGCTCGGTTTTTTGGCTGCCGCTTGTCAACAAACCACAACAACAAGCAACACGCCCCAAACAACAACTGCCGATTCTGCTCCAGCAACAGCTGGGGTCGCAACAAATGTTGCAGCTAATACTCAAGCACTGAAGCTTGGTTCTCTTCTCCCTGCTACAGGCGATCTAGGTCCCATCGGACAACAAATGTCGGGTGCTGTTCCCTTAGTTATAGAGACAGTCAATGCTTGCGGTGGTGTGAATGGCGCACCTGTAACCCTAGTGGCAGAAGATGATGAAACCGATCCGCGTAAGGGTGCGGCAGCCATGACGAAACTAGCAAACGTCGATCGCGTAGCGGGTGTCGTTGGTTCTTTTGCTAGTAGCGTTTCTAGCGCTGCTGTGCCAATTGCCGTGCGTAATAAGGTGATGCTGATCTCGCCTGGTAGTACTAGCCCTGTCTTTACAGATAGAGCTAAAAAAGGTGAATTTAAAGGCTTTTGGGCGCGAACAGCTCCCCCCGATACTTACCAAGCGGAAGCTTTAGCTCAATTAGCGAAAAAACGAGGTTTTAATAAAGTCTCGACTGTAGTAATTAATAACGACTACGGTCTAGGTTTTGAAAAAGCTTTTGTCCAAACTTTTAAAAAACTGGGTGGAACTGTCGTTAACGAAAGTAGACCGACTCGCTACGATCCTAAAGCAACAACATTTGAAACTGAAGCCGCAGCGGCTTTTGCTGGCAAACCGCAGGCAGTCATTGCCGTAATGTATGAAGAAACAGGCAGCATCTTACTAAAATCTGCATACGAGCAAGGATTAATGCAGGGAGTACAGGTGATGCTTACCGATGGGGTGAAGTCCGCTACCTTCCCTGGAAAAGTCGGCAAGAAAGATGACGGGAAATATATCGTCACTGGAGCAATTGGGACTGTGCCTGGTGCAGATGGCAAAGCACTGACAGCGTTAACCCAACTGTGGAAACAAAAGAAAAATCAGGCAGTTGGGGAATACGTCCCTCAAGCTTGGGATGCCACAGCACTCCTCGTCCTCGCCGCGCAAGCAGCCAAGGCAAACTCTGGAGAAGCGATCGCGGGTAAACTACGGGAAGTAGCCAATGCCCCAGGTACGGCAGTCACCGATGTTTGCAAAGGTTTAGAGTTACTACGCAAAGGTCAAGATATCAATTATCAAGGCGCTAGCGGTAACGTCGATGTCGATGCTAACGGTGATGTCGTCGGAGTCTATGACGTTTGGACGGTCAAAGACGACGGTACTCTAGGTACGATTGATAAAGTTAGTCCGAAATAA
- a CDS encoding serine hydrolase, whose amino-acid sequence MIFFRKDEQLETLGDRVLETTWAEFPALARNQIALTWIVYDPPVPVNTGGALSPQAFWNFPVRGYSYRGVERIYPASIVKLFYLVAMQEWLEKGMVGSSPEIERAMRDAIADSSNDATSLIVDVLSGTSSGPELPAAPFETWKTQRNIVNRYYQSLGWEEMATINVNQKTWCDGPYGRERAFVGELMDNRNMLTTNATARLLHSIVGGVAVSSGRSQAMMGLLKRSLNPGDLATDNDEDQITGFLGGGLPPEAQLWAKAGWTSQVRHDAAYIEIPNLRPYLLVVFTEGRAHSKNRHILPFISQQIAAAVATLGSREL is encoded by the coding sequence ATGATATTTTTCCGCAAAGACGAACAACTAGAAACTCTGGGCGATCGCGTTTTAGAAACAACCTGGGCAGAATTTCCGGCTTTGGCACGTAACCAAATTGCTCTGACGTGGATTGTCTACGATCCTCCAGTTCCCGTCAATACAGGTGGCGCTTTGAGTCCCCAAGCCTTTTGGAATTTTCCAGTGCGGGGGTATAGCTATCGCGGTGTAGAACGAATCTATCCTGCTAGTATCGTCAAACTATTTTATTTGGTGGCGATGCAAGAATGGCTAGAAAAAGGCATGGTTGGGTCTTCGCCGGAGATCGAACGCGCCATGCGCGATGCGATCGCTGATTCTAGCAATGATGCAACTAGTTTAATAGTTGACGTTCTCAGCGGTACGAGTAGCGGTCCCGAACTCCCAGCCGCGCCTTTTGAAACTTGGAAAACTCAACGCAATATCGTTAATCGCTACTACCAGTCTCTTGGTTGGGAGGAGATGGCAACAATTAACGTCAATCAAAAAACTTGGTGCGATGGTCCCTACGGGCGCGAACGAGCGTTTGTAGGAGAATTGATGGACAATCGCAATATGCTGACAACCAATGCTACGGCAAGATTGTTACATAGTATTGTAGGTGGGGTAGCGGTGTCTAGCGGGCGATCGCAAGCAATGATGGGATTACTCAAGCGCAGTCTCAACCCTGGCGATTTAGCAACAGATAATGACGAAGACCAAATTACGGGTTTTTTAGGTGGCGGATTACCCCCAGAGGCGCAACTGTGGGCAAAAGCTGGCTGGACGAGTCAAGTCCGTCACGATGCTGCTTATATAGAAATTCCTAATTTGCGACCATACTTATTAGTCGTATTTACCGAAGGTCGCGCCCACAGCAAAAATCGTCATATCTTACCCTTTATCTCGCAGCAGATCGCTGCCGCAGTCGCTACTTTGGGCAGCCGGGAGTTGTAG
- a CDS encoding NUDIX domain-containing protein: MAYRNPVPTVDIIIELIDRPQRPIVLIERHNPPYGWAIPGGFIDYGELAELAARREAEEEIGLQVELIEQFHVYSDPNRDPRQHTLSVVFMATATGEPRAGDDAKGVGIFESWQVPTNLCFDHDRILRDYWRYRHYNIRPLLASE, encoded by the coding sequence ATGGCTTACCGCAATCCCGTTCCTACAGTTGACATTATCATCGAATTAATTGACCGACCGCAGCGACCGATCGTCTTAATCGAGCGCCATAATCCTCCTTACGGTTGGGCGATCCCTGGCGGTTTTATTGATTATGGAGAGTTAGCAGAACTAGCCGCACGTCGAGAAGCTGAAGAAGAAATTGGCTTGCAGGTAGAATTAATCGAACAGTTCCACGTTTATTCCGATCCCAACCGCGATCCGCGCCAGCATACGTTAAGTGTAGTATTCATGGCTACGGCGACAGGCGAACCCAGAGCTGGGGATGATGCTAAGGGTGTTGGCATTTTTGAATCGTGGCAAGTCCCTACGAACTTATGTTTCGACCACGATCGCATCTTGCGCGATTATTGGCGTTACCGTCATTACAATATTCGTCCCTTGTTAGCGAGTGAGTAG